GTTGACCATGCCGTGCTCGTCTTCCAGGGTGACGAAGATGGTGCCCTTGGCGGTACCCGGGCGCTGGCGTTGGGTGACCAGTCCGGCGGCGTGCACGCCGCGACCGTGCTTTACGTCGCGCAGTTGGCGCGAATCCAGGATGCGTTGCCGCTGCAGGCGCGCGCGCAACAGGGCCAGCGGATGCGCCTGCAGGGTCAGGCCGACGGTGCGGTAATCGGACAGCACGTCTTCGGCCGCGGTCGGTGCCGGCAGGGCGACGGCGCTCTCCTCGGGGCTACCGGGCAGCAAAGGGCGTTGGCGTTCGATGCCGGCCACGGCCCAGCGCGCGGCGTGCCGGTGGCCGGCCAGGGCTTGCAGGGCGCCGGCTTCGGCCAGGGTATTGCGGGCTTTCTCGTCCAGGTTGGCGCGCAGGCACAGGTCGCGCAGGTCGGTGAAGGGATGCTGTGCGCGTGCAACGACGATGGCGTTGGCCGTGGCCTCGGATAGCCCAGCGACCTGACGCAGGCCCAGCCGGATCGCCGGTTGTCCGCCGTCGTCCACGCCTCGGTGGTGGTGGCCGCCTTCCAGGGTGTTGTCCCAGTCGCTGCAGGTTACGTCTACGGGCAACACGTCCACACCCACGCGCTCGCTGCGACCGCGCCGCGCATCCTGCACGATCTGGCTGGCCGAGTAGAAACCCATGGGCTGGGCATTGAGCAGCGCGCAGGCGAAGGCCGCGGGCTCGTGGCGCTTCAGCCAACAGCTGATGTAGACCAGTTTGGCGAAGGAGGCGGCGTGGCTTTGCGGGAAGCCGTAGGAGCCGAAGCCTTTGATTTGCTCGAAGATCTGGTCGATGAATTCGGAGGAATATTTCTTCTTCTCCATCAGTTCGCGAATACGCACACGATGGGGTTCCATGTCTCCTCCCCTGCCCCATGCCGCCATAGAGCGTCGCAGGCCATCGGCTTGTTCGGTCGAGTACCCCGCATGAATCACGAGTTCCATTACCTGCTCTTGGAAGAGCGGAATGCCCAAAGTAGGGCCTAAGATGTCCTTTACCTCATCGGACGGATAAGTCACCGGCTCTTTACCTTGGCGCCGCCGCAGGTAGGGATGCACCATGTCGCCCTGGATGGGGCCTGGACGAACGATGGCCACCTCCACCACCAGATCGTAGAAATCCTTGGGCTTCAATCGCGGCAGCATGCTCATCTGCGCGCGCGATTCGATCTGGAACACGCCCACGGTGTCGGCGATCTGGATCATGGCGTAAGTGGGAAGGTCGCCCGGCGGCAGCCTGGCCAGGTCTATCGCGTAGCCACGATGCCGCTCCACCAGGGCGACCGCCTTGCGTATGCAGGTCAGCATGCCCAACGCCAGGCAATCGACCTTCAACAGCTTCATCGTCTCCAGGTCGTCCTTGTCCCACTGGATGATGGTGCGGTCGTCCATGGCGGCGTTTTCCACCGGCACCACCGTCGACAATGGCTCATCGCTGATGACGAAGCCGCCCACGTGCTGCGACAGATGGCGCGGGTGATCGCGCAGCAACGCAGTCACCGCCAGTACTCGAGCAATCAGCGGGTTGTCCGGATCGAAGCCGGCCTCACGCAGGCGCTGGTCCATCGGCGTCTCGCCGTTGCCCCAGCCATAGCACTCGGCCAGCAGCGCGACCTGGTCCTGCGGCAGGCCGAAAGCCTTGGCCACGTCGCGCACCGCGCTCTTGCCGCGGTAACGGATGACGGTGGCCGCCAGCGCGGCGCGGCGGCGGCCGTACTTGTTGTAGACGTACTGCAGCACCTCCTCGCGCCGCTCGTGCTCGAAATCCACGTCGATGTCCGGCGGTTCGTCGCGTTCCTTGGACAGGAAGCGCGCCATCAACAACCGGCTCTCGGACGGATTGACCACGGTGATGCCCAGGGCGAAGCACACCGCCGAGTTGGCCGAAGAACCGCGCCCCTGGCAGAGGATGTCTTTCGATTTGGCGAAACGGACGATGTCCTCGACCGTCAAGAAGAAGGCCTCGTACTTCTTGAAGGCGATCAGTTCCAACTCGCTGTCGATCTGTGCGGCGATGCCCGGCGGCACGCCTTCGGGCCAGCGGTTGCGCATGCCGCGCTGGGTCAGCTCGCGCAACCAGGTGGCAGGCGTATGCCCGTCGGGCACCAGTTCGGCCGGATAAGCGTACTTCACCTGATCCATGCGGAATCCGCAGCGCCGCGCCAGTTGCACGGCGTTTTCCAGCAGTTCGTGCGGATAGATATTGCTCAGCGCTCGGCGCGTGCGCAGATGCCGTTCTCCGTTACGGAAAAGATGCTCGCCGCACTCGGACAACGGGCTGTTATGACGGATCGAGGTCATCACGTCCTGCAACAGTCGCTGGCGGCGCACGTCCATATGCACGTCGCCGCTGGCGACGGGCGTCATCCGCAGGCGCAACGCCAGCGTCAGCAGCTGTTCCAGGCGCGCCTCGTCGTCTTGCTCGCGATGCAGCTCGACGGCCAGATGCGCGCGTTCGCCCAGCAGGCTGCGCAGCCAACGCCCCTGTTCTTCATCGGGCACCTGCGCCGGCAGCCATAATGCGTACAAGCCCGGCGCGGCCGGGTCGCCCTCCCCCACCACGCGCTCCACATCCGCCCGGCTGAGCTTGTAACTGCCTTTGACGGCGGCACGGCGTGCGGTGGTGATCATTTCGCATAAGCGGGCATAGCCGGCCAATGTTTCCACCAGCAGCACGAACTTTGTCCCGCAGGTCAGTACGAACTCGCTACCGACGAGCAGATCCATGCCTGTGGCTTTCGAGGCCTCGTAACCACGTACGATGCCGGCCAAAGAACACTCGTCGGTGATCGCCAGCGCCTTGTAACCGCAACGCACGGCTCGCGCGAACAGGTCCTCCGCGCTGGACGCGCCGCGTAGGAAGGAAAAATCCGACAGGCAATGCAGCTCGGCGTAGGCCGGCAAGTCGTCGTCGCTGGGCGCGTCGTCGTTAGCGGCCTGCAAAGCCAGGCGCTGCGCGACTTCCCAGGCGCGCGGCGGCGAGCCGCCTGGGGAATCGTGTTCGCGTTCCTCGCGCCGGCTCATGCGAACCATCCGTGCAGCATCCAGCCCTCGCGCTCGCCCGGCGGCGCGAAGGCCCAGGCCAGTTGGCCCTGCGAGGTTTCCAGCACGTAGTAATCGCGGCGCGCATCCTCGCCGTCCCACCAGCCGCTTTCCAGGCGCTCGGGACCGGAGACGATGCGCAGGCGCGAGTCGCGCAGCGGCACCGGCTGCGCCAGCAGCCAGGCCGGGCGCGGCGGCCGCGCCGGCGCCGCGCCGATGCGGGCGTCGTCGCCTTTCACGCAGCGCCAGGCACGTTCCGGGCGCGGGTCGCCGGCCGGGGCGACGCGATAAACGGCCTCGTCGCCCAGCCGCGCGCGCAGGCGTTCGCGCAGCTGCGGCCAGGGCAATTGCTGCTGACTGCGCACGTCGAACAAGTCGCGCTCGGCCGGCACGAACGGCGGCAGTTCGCGCGCCAGCAGCCGCAAAGCGACCACCGGCTGCTCGATCTGCACGCGCTCGAGCCGGTTGCGGGTGAGTTCGAACAGCATCGCCGGTTCGCGCTCGGCGGCCAGCAGCCCCACCTCCACGTCGCTATGGCCTTCCTCGTGTTCCAGCCGCAGCACGAAACGCTGCACGCCGCCGTCGCGTATGGACAGGTAGGTGCACAGGTCGCCGATCAGGCGCCGCAGCGGGAACAGCAGCGCGGTATGGCTCTCGACTTCGTAACCCAGTTCGATGCGCGCATCGAAATGGTCCGGCGGCGCGTAGTACGCCAGCGGATCGTCGGCCTGCCCGCTCAATCGGTCCAGGTGTCCCAGCAGCGGCAAGCCGAAGCGCCGGCGCACCGCATCGCGCGGCAGCTCCAGCAGGGTGCGCAGGTCGCGAATGCCCATGCGGTGCAGGCGCTCGCCGGCTTCTTCGGGCAGGCGCGCACGCCGCACCGGCACGCGCGCGAGCAGGTCGCGCATCGCCGCCGGCTGGTTCACCGCCAGGCCGTCGCGCAGGCCGGCGAACACGTGCGCGGCGCGCGGCGTAGGCGCCAGGGCGATGCGGTGCTGGAAACCCAGCGCGGACAGCTCCTCGCGCAGCCGCGCCTCGATGCGCGGCCAGGGGCCCAGCAGGCGAAAGCTGGCGCGTACCTCCAGCACCAGGCAGCCCGGCCATTGCGCGCTGACCAGCGAGCTGTGGCGGTAGGCCCACGCGGCCAGGAAGCGTTGCCAGCGCGCCTCGGCCTGCGGCTCGTATTCGACCATGGCGAAATCCGGCAGCAGCGCGTGCGCGGCGGTCAGCCGCATGCCGGCACGCAGGCCGGCCGCGGCCGCGGCCGCGTTCACCGCATGCAGGCTGCGCAGTTGCGCCGGCCCTTCGACCAGCGCCAGCGGCGCTTCAGGCTCGGGCAGACGCCGGAGGACGGCATCCAGCGCCAGTTGCGGCAGCAGTACACAGGCCCACAGCATGCGCGCGCCTCACCCGGCCCTCATCGCGAACGCCTGCGCCGGCGCCGGACCGCCGCGGCATTTGCGCACCTGCCAGGCCACGGCGTTGCGCACATCGCGCACGGCCTCCAGGCGCAGCGCGGCCGGCGAAGGGTTGCCGGCATGCTTGCGGTCGCGTAGGGCGAACCCCAGGCATTGCCCGCTGTCGGCGGCGACCTGCAGGCGGCGCAGCGCCTGCGCATCGGCCTGCGCCGGCCAACCCAGCACCGCCGCGCAGGCACCGCTGCGCAGGCATTGTTCGAAGGCCCATAAAGCATCGCGCGCGGACGCGGCCACGATCTCGAGCATGGCCAAGTCCACGCCACCCGCCTGCCAGGCAGGCGCATACGGAATGTAGGGCGGCGCGATCACCGCCACGGTGCCGCCTTCGCGGCTGAGCCGCGCCAGCGTGGGCATCAGCAGCGCCAGTTCGCCCACACCGTCGGCGGGCAGCAGCAGTTCGGTCAGGGCGCGGCGCGGCCAGCCGCCCTGCGGCAGCAGCGCATCGAGCGCGGCATGACCCGTGGGCTCGCCGTCGGCGGCGATCGCGGCGTTGCGGCCGGCGTGCCACAACGAGCGCGTGGCCAGCAGCGTTTCCAGGGCGGCCACGGCGCCCACTAGCCCTTCCGCACCAAACCGCAGTAGACGCCCTCGATGGCGAAGTCCTGCCCCGCTTCCACCACGATGGGCGCGTGCGCGGCGTTGCGCGGCAGCAAACGGATGCCGTGGCGGCCGCGCTGCAAGCGCTTGATGGTCAGCTCGCCGTCGATGCGCGCGACCACGGTCTGGCCGTCGCGCGCATCGGACGTGCGGTGCACGCCGACCAGATCGCCGTCGACGATGCCGTCCTCGATCATGGAATCGCCCTGCACCTTGAGCAGGTAATCGGGCTGCGGCGAGAACATGCGCCGGTCCAGCCACAGCTGTTCGTCCAGGCCGATATCCGCGCCGATGGGCGGGCCGGCGGCTACGCGGCCCAGCACCTGCAAGGGCAGCAGCGGCGCCGTGCCGCCCGGCAGCCGCAGCCCGCGCTTCTGCCCCGGCGCCTGTTCCAGCAGACCCTCGGCCAGCAGCGCCTGCACATGCTTTTGCGCGGCATTACGCGAGGCGAAACCGAAGGCCTCGGCGATCTCGGCCAGACTGGGCGACCGCCCGGAGGTCAGCTCCCGGCGCAGGTAGGCCAGGACGGCGGCACGCTGAGGGGGCAGATCGGGGGTGTCCATTAGGTGTACATTTGTACACCCATCCGGGTCTGGATGCCAGGGGTGGGCCGTTCCGGCGGACCAGCGGCAGGCACCCCGCCGCGCGCACGCTTGCGGAAACCTCATAACGTCGCCGGCACGTTCATCCCATGCTTGCGAATTGACTGCCCCGTCGCATGCACCAGCGCACGATCGCCTTGACTGCCGACAGGCCGCTGCCGATCATGCGCGGGAATACGAATCGACAGTGGCGCAATGGCGCTTACGGGGAGAGGGCTCCCTGCCGTGGAACGGTTGGAATCCAACATCAGGCGTGTCCGGCTCGGCGGTTCGGGAGCCTGCGCCATTCCAACTCCACTCGCGTCGTATCGCCGTGTCGTCGCGTCGCCGGATCTTGCAGATCCGCGTGCCGCCTCCCCTACTCCGAGCCAGGCCACTTTCCTAGCCGCCCTGCAGCGCCCGTACTCACGGGGCCGCGGGCTCGCCGTTTGGCTCATTAATCCGTTCTTAAACTCGTCCGCCTACGTTGGTCGCGATGCGCGCAGAGATTGCGTCCGCCGCCCAGTCAGCGCGGTCGCGGCTGCGATCTTCGCGCCTCCTCTTTACCCCTACCCTCACGGAACCCCCCATGCGCGCACGCCCCCGGCGTTGGCTAGTCCCCCTCCTGTTGTGCTTGTCGCTGGCGGCGTGCGGAGGCGCCAAGGAAGACGAAGACACCGCTAAGACCTCCTCCGGCCTGACCGTGTCGCTGGCGCCGGCGCAATACCAGCCGCTGGCGCGCGCCGCGGTAGTGTCCGGGCCGGTGTCGGCATTCGAGGAAATGCAGCTGGGCGTGGAGCTCAGCGGGCAGCGGGTGACCGCGCTCAAGGTCGATGTGGGACAGAGCGTGCGCAAGGGCCAAGTGCTGCTGGAGCTGGACCACCGCACCTTGGACAGCGAACTGGCGCAGGCCGAGGCCTCGCTGCGGCAGGCGCAGGCCTCGCTGTCGCTGGCCCAGGTCAGCTACGAGCGCGGCGCCAAGCTGGCGGCGCAGCAGCTGATCAGCGCCGGCAACCTGGACGAGCTGCGCGCGACCCGCGTGCAGGCCGAAGCGCAGACGGCCACCGCCCGCGCCGGACGCGATGCCGCGCAGCTGCGGCGCGACTTCGCCGAGCTGCGCGCGCCCGCCGACGGCGTGATCTCCAAGCGCCTGGTGCAGGCCGGCCAAGTGGTATCCGCCGGCACCGAGCTGCTGCGGTTGATCCGCGACGGCCGCCTGGAATGGCGCGCCGAACTGCCGGAGGAACAACTGGCCACGGTCGCGGTGGGCAATACGGTGGAATTGCCGTACGGCGGGCAGACCATCACCGGCCGCATCCGCGCGGTAAGCCCGGGCGTGGACGCGCAGACGCGCACCGGCACGGTCTATGCCGATCTGCCGGAACCCGGCGCCTTGAAGCCGGGCGTGTTCGTGGAAGGCCGCATCCTGACCGGTGCCGGCCGCGCCCTGATGGTGCCCAGCGCCGCGGTGGTGCAGCGCGACGGCCATAGCTATGTGTTCACCATGAAGGACGCGCAGACGGTGCAGCGCAAGCGCGTGCGCACCGGCCAGACTTCGCAGGGCAAGGTCGAGATCCTCGAAGGCTTGAAGGAAGGCGAACGCGTGGTGGCCGAAGGCGCCGGTTTCCTCGGCGATGGCGATCGCGTGCGCGCGGTCTCGGCCCAGGCCGCGGAGAACAAGACGCCATGAATTTCTCCGCATGGGCGATCCGCCGCCCGCTGCCGGCGGTGATGGTGTTCTTCGTGCTCTGCGTGGCCGGCCTGTGGGGCTTCTACCAACTGCCGGTGGCGCGCTTCCCCGACGTGGCGTTCCCGATGACCACGGTGACGGTGACCCAGCCGGGCGCCTCGCCCAGCCAGTTGGAAGCCGAGGTCACGCGCAAGATCGAGGACTCGGTCGCCACGGTGAACAACGTCAAGCGGGTGATGTCCACGGTCAGCGAGGGCGTGAGCACCACCAGTATCGAATTCCTGCTGGAAACCGATCTGGCCACCGCGCTGGACGACACCCGCGACGCGGTCACCCGCATCCGTACCGACCTGCCGCAGGACATCCAGGAGCCGGTGATCGCCAAGGTCGACATCGGCGGCACGCTGATGACCTACGCCCTGGTCGCGCCGCAGATGACCGACGACGAAGCCAGCTGGTTCGTCGACCGCGAGGTCACCCGCGCGATGTACGGCGTGCCGGGCGTGGCCCGGGTGACCCGTGTGGGCGGCGTGCAGCGCCAGGTGCGCGTGGACCTGGACCCCAACGCCTTGCTCGCCTACGGCGTGACCGCCGGCGACGTGTCGCGCCAGTTGGCCGCGATCCAGGTCGAACGCGCGGGCGGCAAGGCCGAACTCGACGGGGCGCAGCAGACCATCCGCACCCTGGGCACGGTCGGCAACGCCCAGGCGCTGCGCGATTACTCGATCAGCCTGCCCGACGGGCGCGCGGTGCGCTTGTCGGCGCTGGCCAAGGTCACCGACGCCGCGGCCGACCCCAGCGAGGCCGCGCTGCTGGACGGCCGCGACGTGGTCGCGTTCTCGATGTCGCGCACCCGCGGCTCCAGCGAGGTCAAGGTGGAAGCCGGCGTGCACAAGGCGCTGGACGAACTCAAGGCCGCGCACCCGAACATCGACTTCCGTCTGGTCACCACGCTGATCGACGAGACCCACCGTTCCTACGATTCGTCGATGACCATGCTCTGGGAGGGCGCGCTGCTGGCCCTGCTGGTGGTGTTCCTGTTTCTGCGCAACTGGCGCGCGACCTGGGTGTCGGCGCTGGCGCTGCCGCTGTCGATCATCCCGACGTTCGCGGTGATGTATTTCTTCGGCTTCACCTTGAACCTGATCAGCTTGCTGGCGTTGTCGGTGGTGGTGGGCATCCTGGTGGACGACGCCATCGTCGAGATCGAGAACATCGTGCGCCACCTGCGCATGGGCAAGCCGCCGATCGAGGCCGCACGCGAGGCGGCCGGCGAGATCGGCAACGCGGTCATCGCGACCTCGCTGACCCTGGCGGCGGTGTTCGTGCCGGTGGCGTTCATGCCCGGCATTGCCGGCAAGTTCTTCCGCGAATTCGGCTGGACCGCGGCCACGGCGGTGCTGTTCTCGCTGCTGGTCGCGCGCCTGCTGACGCCGATGATGGCCGCCTACCTGCTCAAGCCGCACGGCGAGGAGAAAGGCGACTCCAAGCTGATGCGCTGGTATCTGGGCTGGGTGGACGCGGCGCTGCGCCATCGTGCGCGCACGCTGTGGATCGCCACCGCGCTGTTCTTCGCCTCGCTGGCGCTGGTGCCGCTGATTCCGGCCACCTTTATCCCGAGTTCCGACGTGGGCCGCAGCAACCTGAGCCTGGAACTGCCGCCGGGCACGCCGCTGGAAGAGACCAAGGCGGTGTCCGAGAAGGCCCGCCAGTTGCTCAAGGACATGCCCGAGCTCAAGCAGGTCTACACCGCCATCGGCAGCGTGCTGGACCTGGGCGATCCCTCGACCACCGGCACGCCCGATGCGCGCAAGGCCACCCTGGTCCTGGACTGGGGCGTAGCCGACGACCGCGAGCGCGGACAGCGCGAACTGGAACGCGACGCACGTGCGCGCCTGGCCGACCTGCCCGGCGTGCGGGTGAGCTATGTCAGCTCCGAACCCGGCGCCCTGCTGCAGCTGGTGCTGTCGGGCGACGATCCGCAGCACTTGCAGGAAGCGTCGACCGCGCTGGAGCGCGACCTGCGCGGCATCGAGGGCCTGGGCAGCATCACCTCTTCGGCCTCGCTGCTGCGGCCGGAGATCCAGATCCTGCCCAACCCGGCCCGCGCTGCCGACCTGGGCGTGTCCACCGCCGACATCGCCGAGGCCGCGCGCATCGCCACCGCCGGCGACTACGAACAGCGCCTGGCCAAGCTCAACCTGCCCGACCGGCAGATTCCGATCCGGGTCGGCTTCGCCGAAGCCACGCTGTCGAACCCGGCGCTGATCGGCCAGCTGCGCGTGCCCGGCCGGTACGGCCCGGTGCCGCTGGCCTCGGTGGCGGAGATCCGCATGGGCAGCGGCCCCTCGCAGATCTCGCGTTACCAGCGCCAGCGCAACGTCACCCTGACCGCCGAACTCAACGGCCGCCCGCTGGGCGATGTCATGGAGACGGTGCAGAAGCTGCCCAGCGTGACCCATCTGCCGCCCGGCGTGAGCTTCCTCAACACCGGCGACGCCGAGGTCTTCATCGAGCTGTTCGTCGGCTTCATGCTGGCGATGGCGGCGGGCCTGATCTGCATCTACATGGTGCTGTTGCTGCTGTTCAACCATGCGCTGATGCCGCTGACCATCCTGACCGCGGTGCCGCTGTGCGCGGGCGGCGCGTTCGGTGCGTTGCTGCTGACCCAGAACATGCTGTCGCTGCCGGCGCTGATCGGTTTGCTGATGCTGATCGGCATTGCCACCAAGAACTCGATCCTGCTGGTGGACTACGCGGTGATCGCCGAGGACGAGCACGGGCTGAGCCAGCACGATGCGCTGATCGACGCCTGCCGCAAGCGCGCCCAGCCCATCGTCATGACCACCCTGGCGATGGGCGCGGGCATGATGCCGATCGCGCTGGGCTTCTCCGGCGACTCCAGCTTCCGCGCGCCCATGGCCATCGCGGTGATCGGCGGCCTGATCACCTCGACCCTGCTCAGCCTGATCGTGATCCCGGCGGCGTTCACGGTGATCGACGATCTGGGCGAGTGGATGACCAGGCGCTTCCGCCATCGCTCGTCGCATCCGGCGCAGCATCCGCCGGCGGCTTGATGCCGCATGGGTCTGCGGCCCGGGCATGGTGCGCCCGGGCCGCTGGTCATGCGGAGGAACGTCGCCTCACTCCGTCGGCGCGGTAGCGTCCAGCAGGTCGCGGGACTGCGACGCCGCGCTGCCGGCGCGCACCAGGTGCTGGCGTGCCTGCTCCGCGGCGGCGCTGTTCGAAGCGGACGCGGCGCCGGTCTTGCGCGCGGCCGCCATGGGCGGCTCATGGCGGCCCTGTTCCCAGCGCGAGGCCACGGCGATCGCGCGGCCGCGCACCGCCTCGATATCGTCGCCGCGCTGGTCGATCCAAGCACGCACGCGCACGGCCTGCTTGCCGTCCGCATACGCCTGAACGAAGGTCTCCACAGGCGGGTCGGCCAGCACGCCGTCGACGCCGGCGACGCAGTCTCGCAGTTCGGCCAAGCGCGCTTCGGCCGCGCCCTCGCCTGCTAGGCTCAGGTCGAACTCGAAACGCCGGCTGGGGTTCTGGGTGTAGTTCAGGATCACGCTCTTGAACACGATGGCATTGGGCACGCGCAGGTTGTTGCCGTCCAAGGTCATGAGCACGGTGGCGCGCGCGGTCATCGCCATGACCAAGCCCTCGTGCTCGGCGATCCTGACGTGGTCGTGCTGGCGGAACGGCTGGCGCAGGCTCAGCAGCACCCCGGCGATGTAGTTTTCGACGATGTCCTTGAAGGCGAAGCCCAGGGCGATGCCGACCACGCCCGCGGTGCCCAGTACCGCGCCGATCACCGCCGTGGCGTTGAGCAGCTGCAGGCCGGCGGTGAGCCCCAGCAGGGCCACGCCGCCCTTGATCGAACTGGCCAGCAGGTCCTTCAGGAAGGGATTGCGTCGCGCCACGCGCTGCACCGCCGCACGCCGGGACAGCCAACCGCCCAGCCACCATGCGGCCAGGGTCATCAACAAGGCCGCCAGCAGCAGCGGGGCCGCGCTGAACAGCCGCTGCACTTCGATCAGCATGCGTTCGCGCGCGCCGTCCCAGTCCGGGCTGGTCAGAGGTACTGCGGTCTTCGTGGTCGTCAGCAACATGCCTGCCTGGTCGTCGGTGCGAGCGTCGATGACGCGCTCGTGACCGTTCGCTTTCCCGCCATCGTGATCTGAACGGTTCACGCACGGGTACGCGCGATCGGATGACCAGGCTACCCGTTGCAGCGCGAACGTGCCGTGCATTCGCGCATCTCACGCGCGCGCCAACCTTCGCGCAAAAAGTTCATCACGCAGGAATCATTTTCCACGCACCCACGCTTAACAGAATCGGGAATAAGTTGAGCCTGCGCTGTACGTGGCGCTCATTCAACGCATAGGACTGCACTCCGTGTCTTCCAATACCGCGCTCCCGCGCGCGGACGATAGGGACCTCACCCTGCTGATCGTCGACGACGACCGCGACTTCGCCTTATCGGCGGCCGATTTCGCCCGCACCCGCGGCTACACGTCCTACCTCGCCCACTCGCTGGCGCAAACGCGCGACTTCGCGCGCCTGCCGGCGGTGGACCTGTTGCTGCTGGACCTGAACCTGCCCGACGGCTGCGGCTTCGACCTCATCGGGCAGCCCGGCCTGCCGGAGCTGGGGCAGATCGCCATCGTCACCGGCGAGCCGACGATGGAATCTGCGGCGCGCGCGGTGTCGCAACCGGTGATGGACTACCTGGTCAAGCCGCTGTGTCCGGCGCGTTTCGGCCAATTGCTGGACCGGGTGGCCGCCAGCGCACGTCCGGCGCCCAGCGCCGAGCGCATGGGCATGATCGGCCGCTCCGCGCCCATGCGCCGCTTGGCCGCGCAGCTGCAACGGGTGGCGCCTTCGCCGTTATCGGTGTTGATCAGCGGCGAAAGCGGCACCGGCAAGGAGCTGGCGGCGCGGGCGGTGCACGAGACCAGCGGCCGTAGCGGTGCCTTTGTCGCGGTCAATTGCGGCGCGATCGCGCCGGACCTGCTGGCCAGCCACCTGTTCGGCCACGAGCGCGGCAGCTTCACCGGCGCGGCCAGCCGCCATTTTGGCTACCTGGAGCAGGCCTCGGCCGGAACCCTGTTCCTGGACGAGATCACCGAGATGCCGCCGGCGCTGCAGGTGTACCTGTTGCGGGTGCTGGAAACGGGCCGCCTGACCCGGGTCGGCGGCAGCGACGAGATCGCGGTCGACCTGCGCCTGGTGGCCGCCACCAATCGCGACCCCGCGCAGGCGGTGGCGCAAGGCCTGCTGCGCGAAGACCTTTACTATCGCCT
The sequence above is a segment of the Lysobacter silvisoli genome. Coding sequences within it:
- a CDS encoding efflux RND transporter permease subunit, coding for MNFSAWAIRRPLPAVMVFFVLCVAGLWGFYQLPVARFPDVAFPMTTVTVTQPGASPSQLEAEVTRKIEDSVATVNNVKRVMSTVSEGVSTTSIEFLLETDLATALDDTRDAVTRIRTDLPQDIQEPVIAKVDIGGTLMTYALVAPQMTDDEASWFVDREVTRAMYGVPGVARVTRVGGVQRQVRVDLDPNALLAYGVTAGDVSRQLAAIQVERAGGKAELDGAQQTIRTLGTVGNAQALRDYSISLPDGRAVRLSALAKVTDAAADPSEAALLDGRDVVAFSMSRTRGSSEVKVEAGVHKALDELKAAHPNIDFRLVTTLIDETHRSYDSSMTMLWEGALLALLVVFLFLRNWRATWVSALALPLSIIPTFAVMYFFGFTLNLISLLALSVVVGILVDDAIVEIENIVRHLRMGKPPIEAAREAAGEIGNAVIATSLTLAAVFVPVAFMPGIAGKFFREFGWTAATAVLFSLLVARLLTPMMAAYLLKPHGEEKGDSKLMRWYLGWVDAALRHRARTLWIATALFFASLALVPLIPATFIPSSDVGRSNLSLELPPGTPLEETKAVSEKARQLLKDMPELKQVYTAIGSVLDLGDPSTTGTPDARKATLVLDWGVADDRERGQRELERDARARLADLPGVRVSYVSSEPGALLQLVLSGDDPQHLQEASTALERDLRGIEGLGSITSSASLLRPEIQILPNPARAADLGVSTADIAEAARIATAGDYEQRLAKLNLPDRQIPIRVGFAEATLSNPALIGQLRVPGRYGPVPLASVAEIRMGSGPSQISRYQRQRNVTLTAELNGRPLGDVMETVQKLPSVTHLPPGVSFLNTGDAEVFIELFVGFMLAMAAGLICIYMVLLLLFNHALMPLTILTAVPLCAGGAFGALLLTQNMLSLPALIGLLMLIGIATKNSILLVDYAVIAEDEHGLSQHDALIDACRKRAQPIVMTTLAMGAGMMPIALGFSGDSSFRAPMAIAVIGGLITSTLLSLIVIPAAFTVIDDLGEWMTRRFRHRSSHPAQHPPAA
- a CDS encoding mechanosensitive ion channel family protein, producing MLLTTTKTAVPLTSPDWDGARERMLIEVQRLFSAAPLLLAALLMTLAAWWLGGWLSRRAAVQRVARRNPFLKDLLASSIKGGVALLGLTAGLQLLNATAVIGAVLGTAGVVGIALGFAFKDIVENYIAGVLLSLRQPFRQHDHVRIAEHEGLVMAMTARATVLMTLDGNNLRVPNAIVFKSVILNYTQNPSRRFEFDLSLAGEGAAEARLAELRDCVAGVDGVLADPPVETFVQAYADGKQAVRVRAWIDQRGDDIEAVRGRAIAVASRWEQGRHEPPMAAARKTGAASASNSAAAEQARQHLVRAGSAASQSRDLLDATAPTE
- a CDS encoding sigma-54-dependent transcriptional regulator, which translates into the protein MSSNTALPRADDRDLTLLIVDDDRDFALSAADFARTRGYTSYLAHSLAQTRDFARLPAVDLLLLDLNLPDGCGFDLIGQPGLPELGQIAIVTGEPTMESAARAVSQPVMDYLVKPLCPARFGQLLDRVAASARPAPSAERMGMIGRSAPMRRLAAQLQRVAPSPLSVLISGESGTGKELAARAVHETSGRSGAFVAVNCGAIAPDLLASHLFGHERGSFTGAASRHFGYLEQASAGTLFLDEITEMPPALQVYLLRVLETGRLTRVGGSDEIAVDLRLVAATNRDPAQAVAQGLLREDLYYRLADFHLEMPPLRSRGDDAALIARSLLERLNQRYGTRKRFADGTDLVLSSHPWPGNVRELNSTVQRAYLTAAGDEVRLVPGPNMRVYGSEDDPGSVSFRVGMSYADIERQMLLKTLAHFGRDRTRTARALGVSVRTIHNQIARLRESGHQVD